Proteins encoded within one genomic window of Brassica rapa cultivar Chiifu-401-42 chromosome A09, CAAS_Brap_v3.01, whole genome shotgun sequence:
- the EXPA18 gene encoding expansin-A18, translating into MSLLYCARKGSVQGTGKRMKNESSRPGTSWKRIRRFAIQLQIRVSLWDSMEIEGKIGSLGFAMNGNTEDLKAIMGFREDMECWRQSSFEQHLTGVAKLDMPTIALQPIYTTCILQRDIEKTKKEKMDQSLYSKCLVILSVMGMIGTSSAAYAGGPWRRASATFYGDETARETMGGACGYGNLWNSGYGAATSALSTVLFNDGYSCGQCFQIRCVSSPNCYYGSPATVVTATNICPPNWGQNSNNGGWCNPPRAHFDLTKPAFMKIANWKAGIIPISYRRVACKRTGGIRFKFEGNGYWLLVYVMNVGGAGDIKTMAVKGSRTNWINMSHNWGASYQAFSSLYGQSLSFRLTSYTTRQTIYAWNAAPASWSAGQTYKSNANFS; encoded by the exons ATGTCTCTCTTATATTGCGCGAGGAAAGGAAGCGTTCAGGGGACGGGGAAGAGGATGAAAAACGAATCAAGTAGACCGGGTACGAGCTGGAAAAGGATTCGACGATTTGCGATTCAATTGCAGATAAGGGTCTCTCTTTGGGATTCTATGGAAATTGAAGGAAAGATCGGATCTTTGGGATTCGCGATGAACGGGAATACAGAGGATCTAAAGGCGATAATGGGTTTCAGAGAGGATATGGAATGTTGGAGGCAATCATCATTTGAGCAAC ACTTAACAGGTGTAGCCAAGCTGGATATGCCTACTATAGCTCTGCAGCCTATATACACAACTTGTATATTACAACGGGACAT agagaaaacaaagaaagaaaaaatggatCAAAGTTTGTACAGCAAGTGCTTGGTTATTTTGTCAGTAATGGGGATGATCGGAACATCATCTGCGGCATATGCTGGGGGCCCGTGGCGCCGTGCCTCAGCCACCTTTTACGGGGATGAAACTGCCCGCGAAACCATGG GTGGGGCTTGTGGCTATGGCAACCTATGGAACAGCGGCTACGGTGCAGCCACGTCGGCATTAAGTACAGTGCTGTTCAACGATGGTTACTCGTGCGGTCAGTGTTTCCAAATAAGGTGTGTGTCGTCGCCTAACTGCTACTACGGTTCACCAGCCACCGTGGTGACTGCAACCAACATATGTCCACCGAATTGGGGTCAAAATTCCAACAACGGTGGGTGGTGTAATCCGCCACGTGCCCATTTTGATCTGACTAAACCGGCTTTCATGAAAATCGCAAATTGGAAGGCTGGTATCATCCCCATCTCATACCGGAG agtGGCTTGCAAAAGGACTGGAGGAATAAGGTTCAAATTTGAAGGAAATGGATATTGGCTTCTTGTGTACGTGATGAACGTAGGTGGTGCTGGCGATATAAAGACCATGGCCGTTAAAGGTAGCCGCACGAACTGGATCAACATGAGCCACAACTGGGGAGCTTCGTACCAAgctttctcttctctctatgGCCAATCTCTCTCGTTTAGACTCACCTCCTACACCACTCGTCAGACCATTTACGCTTGGAATGCTGCTCCGGCTAGCTGGAGCGCCGGCCAGACCTACAAGAGCAATGCTAATTTCAGCTGA